In Mytilus trossulus isolate FHL-02 chromosome 6, PNRI_Mtr1.1.1.hap1, whole genome shotgun sequence, a single window of DNA contains:
- the LOC134723471 gene encoding angiopoietin-related protein 7-like: MKMHTQLSFTTLFVIVSILYTVIADSCNNSSCDSVKMPLLSNSLKAPLFADFDVSALNEQLKDYIDQNIISIFTKKVEGIVSKTQSDMKTHMLKEYSSKLGQSDVLHGKTFSRMFNEFEQRFFNLSEKQSENATKLMTDVQEWKIALIETMKEHSGKLQKSEIAYENKLSEVIKNYNDRFAQISEEATKKQSDLQTYKLNMLKEYSSKLEKSETKHGETLSRMFNEFEQRFVNLSEKQSENATKLMTDVKEWKTTLMHSIKEHSGKLQKSEIAYENKLSEDLKNYNDRFAQISEEATKQFSDIKTNLKEWQNNLVTDNVKLISNNLTQFAIDMEKWKKNLTESLVDKFLSMKQCIGTNQIYWEKDGLNDDTSVFSKFCNYDVDGGGWIVIQRRQDNLTDFYRTWSDYKKGFGSLNGSFWLGNDNIHKLTSSGRYELRVDLSDWEGGTWYAVYKTFKVENESSKYKLTVGDYSGTAGDSLKSHNSEKFSTKDQDNGSDYKDCAQVAQGGWWYNSCHESNLNGIYKRGKSDHWNVVSWRGTKGDEYSLKFARMMIRTY, encoded by the exons ATGAAAATGCATACTCAACTATCATTCACAACGTTGTTTGTGATTGTGTCTATTCTTTATACAGTTATTGCGGATTCTTGTAACAATTCATCTTGTGACTCGGTTAAGATGCCTCTGCTTTCGAATAGCTTGAAAGCTCCTCTGTTTGCTGATTTTGACGTGTCTGCTTTAAACGAGCAACTAAAGGATTATATCGATCAAaacattatttctatatttacaaaaaaagtggAAGGCATTGTTAGCAAAACGCAAAGCGATATGAAAACACATATGCTAAAGGAATATTCGTCAAAGTTGGGACAATCGGATGTGTTACATGGTAAAACTTTTTCAAGAATGTTCAATGAGTTTGAACAGAGATTTTTTAATCTATCTGAAAAACAAAGTGAAAATGCGACTAAGTTAATGACAGATGTACAGGAATGGAAAATAGCTCTAATAGAAACAATGAAAGAACATAGTGGAAAGCTACAGAAGTCTGAAATTGCATATGAGAATAAGTTATCAGAAGTTATCAAAAACTATAATGATAGGTTTGCTCAGATATCAGAAGAAGCCACAAAAAAGCAAAGCGATTTGCAAACATATAAGCTAAACATGCTAAAGGAATATTCGTCAAAGttggaaaaatcagaaacaAAACATGGTGAAACTTTATCAAGGATGTTCAATGAGTTTGAACAAAGATTTGTAAATCTGTCAGAAAAACAAAGTGAAAATGCGACTAAATTAATGACAGATGTAaaggaatggaaaacaactCTGATGCACTCCATAAAAGAACATAGTGGAAAGCTCCAGAAGTCTGAAATTGCATATGAGAATAAGTTATCAGAAGATCTCAAAAACTATAATGATAGGTTTGCTCAGATATCAGAAGAAGCAACAAAACAGTTCTCTGACATAAAGACAAATCTAAAAGAATGGCAAAACAATCTGGTTACCGATAATGTGAAATTAATCTCAAATAATTTAACACAGTTTGCAATAGATAtggaaaaatggaaaaaaaatcttacagaaTCATTAGTGG ACAAGTTTCTGTCCATGAAGCAGTGCATTGGTACAAATCAGATATATTGGGAAAAGGACGGACTTAATGACGATACAAGCGTTTTCAGCAAATTTTGTAACTATGATGTTGATGGAGGTGGATGGATC gTAATACAAAGACGACAAGATAACcttactgatttttatagaacTTGGTCAGACTATAAAAAGGGGTTTGGAAGTCTGAATGGCAGTTTTTGGTTag gAAACGACAATATTCACAAACTCACGTCAAGTGGACGGTATGAATTACGAGTGGATTTAAGTGACTGGGAAGGAGGAACATGGTACGCTGTGTACAAGACGTTTAAAGTAGAAAACGAATCATCCAAATACAAACTTACTGTTGGTGATTACAGTGGCACAGCAG GTGATAGTCTCAAGTCTCATAATTCGGAAAAGTTCTCTACAAAGGACCAAGACAATGGCAGTGATTACAAAGACTGTGCCCAAGTAGCACAAGGAGGATGGTGGTATAACAGTTGTCATGAATCAAATCTAAACGGTATCTACAAAAGAGGCAAATCAGATCATTGGAACGTGGTTAGTTGGAGAGGAACAAAAGGAGACGAATATTCATTAAAGTTTGCTCGCATGATGATAAGGacatattaa